In the genome of Primulina eburnea isolate SZY01 chromosome 13, ASM2296580v1, whole genome shotgun sequence, the window GGTTTTAAGataataattattagaaattttttcacgtaaatctcaatatctaattttattatttattttcatatttatatatcaaGATGTCGCATTTGAGACCATTAGATTTAACATCTAGTTTAAGAGCATCCATAATGGGTGGGTGTTATAACACCAATCAACTCATCAAAAAACGTGGGGTCCATTGCTACATACTCATTATAACGACATATCTGTTTTACTCACATTCTTTTTAACATTCAAACTCATTATTTATGGGTCATAGTCCACTCAATTATCTTACaattttttcatattaaataaatatgttttaaatatattttacataatttaaatcattattctaatttttaaaataatctttcttcttaataaaataattttattaattttactaaataatattaaaaattccAACCATTATAGagaaaaagaattttttttgtaaaaaaataaaaaacaaattttattttaaatatgcgtGGGTCCGcgtgaaaaattaaaaaaataataaaataattcaaaaaacgTGGGGCCCGCTTGTCAGCGACGGTTTGTGAAAAACGGTCGCAAATAACGACGGTTTGTTCAAAAACAGTCTCTAATtgtccatttttttaaaaaataaattgacaGAGGGAAGTTCAAACAATTGAATGCCCCCCTCTCGTTCTCTTGTGAGTGGGCATTATAACGCCCACTCACAATGGAGAGGAGTGTTAAATGAGGTTGCTTCGATGCTACATGTGGGGGCACTGCCTCCACATTGTTTGGATGGACAAGATTCACACACATatctgattttaaaaaaatttgtgaacCTCATGTATGTGTGGTTAAATTTGAGCTCTTGATTCTATAATGGGATAGTGCCCTATATATAGGATGAAATCAATCGTTAAATAGGATGTTATAATGCTCATTTAACACCTATTGTGATGCTCCAATAAGTAGAATTACATAGTTATCATGTACTTACAAACACGATGTAGTTGAAGTCAACTCGCGCTCCTCACCCGAGTAACACTCTACCGAGCTACAAGGAAAAACTACCTTAAAGAGCTACCTCCGACAGGTCATTTAAGGCAACGGCTTCTAAAATCGCTCCATGAGTGACATAGTTGGTTTATGAATGTCCTGAAAATGGGCCAACCCTAAATATCTAATAATCTGTAAAATTTTATAAGAtatctaaaaataaatttaaccaAATAAACAATTCAATATTTCCTCAAATGAACATTTTGGCCAAACTTTATTTACCGTTCTTTTCATTTACTTAAATAGTGAGCTTGATTtatcatatataaaatataaaactaaTTTTTGTTATGTAATACTTCATAATTATACTATAAATCACAGACAAATTATAGTGATTAAATCGCAAAATATACCtttcaaacaaaaaaatatgaaaagctCTATACTTTGCCGTAGAATAAATTTTTTAAGCCAATAAAAGCTTTAAAAAACCAGTAAATCATCGGTTTCTTATTTGTGTTTCATTATGCTAACACTGTGAACACCTGATATCATGATAAGTGATTATACTTGAAAAACATGATACAAAACAAAGGATGGAAACTAAAAAGAGATGAAATTTACACTCAAGTTGCCTTCTGGAATTAGATCAAGAGGGTATGCGGTAGGAGGGATCAACCATTTTCAAGATGAAGAGATTTCCCTTGTCGCCTCTCGAAATTCTGGAAAAAAGAATGTGTCACATTCAAACAAGAAATCCTATGGATTTTCCGAGTAAGAAAAAACAAGAATGCGACAGTCTTGCATTTGTTATATGTCTGCATGTGCATTTGTTATATGTCTGCATGCGAAAACAGTAATGACATAAAACCATGGAGTCTGGATCACCTCACCTTAACTCATCATCTAAGTACGTAATTTCCAGTGCTCCTCGAGCTCGATCAGGGGCTTTGACAGGTACCTGTTTCATCAGCTTATGTTACGTTGCTTCCAGTAAGCACGAAAACAAGCTGTAAGCTTTGCTTCATTGTACGTGATTTGAGTGTTACAATTTCGTGCAAAGATCAAAATTGGCTATAACAAGACGGATTCATGTTTGTTATATGATACGATCAAATTAGGCATGACTTACAAGACCACCTAGCTTGAAATAGTCGAATTTCACTGCCACCTTCTTTGGATTTACAGGCGTTAAATCTGCTGTAACCTACAGCATGTTAAACAACGTAAACGAGAATGCTCATTTTGATGAAATGTAAAGTTCAGATCCACGACATTCCATGTTAGAGTCAGAACAAATTCTGAGTATCCTCATTCTCTATAGGCCTCCTCATTGTCTATAGGCCAATAAATTTAACTTTTCTTCTTTTTGTGATGTATTGGACTCCTTGTGTTCATCAAAGTATGACAATATAAAGAACAAAAATCAATATCCTTTACTCTTACAGTCTTACCTACTAGCTATCTGCCTAGGTAATAGGTACACTGTAATATCACAAGTTTCCAACCCCATATCGGATTGCAGAAGATGTGTGAGTGAGTTCACAAGACCATGTAATGGATTCCTCCCCTTACTTGCCTATACTATTTTTGGTAAAGTGAATATGCACGAGTAGTAGTTGCTAGAGGTACAATTGTGTACATAGTTTTACTTGGATGGACACATGACTGACATTCATGTTTCACAATAAATTGACCATCAATTCTCGATGATTCATGAATATTGACTTGATTCCAGAATTGATGCAGATAACTTATGCCCATAAGGGAATGTAGAATACAGCTTCTATTGGGGGTCGAAACTTAGATTTCTGCAAAAATTAGACATgcattttgaattattttttgcTGGGCTATATCCTTTGCTCTGTCTGCCCCGATCACATCCACAtgagaaaaaagaaaaacaactcaAAACAAGGCTTTACCTGATTGAAAAATGGCGCAGTTTCCATATTTTGAGCCCGAAGAGTATCCACATTAATTGCTTGATAGTTCACTTTAGATCTTAAAAACTTGGGCCTCTGTTCATATTGTTAACCATTGTGAGTATTctgccacacacacacacacacacagtgtgtgtgtgtgtgtgtgtgtgtgcagtAAAAGCTTGAAGCAACAAACACACGACAAGTTTTCAGATGAAGCAAGCCAAAAGTAGAAACACCAGCAGATAAACCCGTACATTGGTTTGCAAAATTgactgtgatgttgtgtatatAAGCTCCCATTTCCCATCGAGCAAACCAGACtttagtggttcttttgttggATTAGCTGCTTCTAGTTTGCTAACTATCTGAGAACAAAGTTGAAAAAAACAAAGAGAAAGAATGAAAATAAACACCAAGAACCACCAAAGTCCATCTCCTGTAAGACAAGTAAACTCAACTTCGTGCAAGCTGCTACTTCCCCTATGATAATAAAacgttattatgtgtttaaaatgTAACCACTTTTCAAGCGCGACCGATCTTCGTTTGCAGGAACACGTATTAAGGATGTAAAAAATTCAACCACCGTCATGCAAAATTTAACTCTGATAGCAAAGGCACAGCTAAAAAAACTTTTAAGTTTTCAGCTGTAGTGCAAGAATGACATTTTGATTGAAGTAGTCCACACAATAATTTCCGGTTACAGTTATCCATCAATTTCCCGAACTGGAATTTGTTggattatatatatgtgtgtgtatatatatatgttattggATATTACCCTGGATATGTTGTATGTCTGAAAACACGAGCGCAGCGCAGCAACTTGAAACACGAACAAAATGCAGCAACAACAAGATCAAGTCGAGGCAAGGAAAATCCTTTCTCCGCAAGACGAAATTACCCGTATATAGTGCTATACGTCGCAGGCAATCGTCCCCAAGATACAACGACTTCACGTCGAGAATTTGCAGCACTTCAAATCTCGAAATCAGCAAACAAATATATGCAAGAGCTCTCAAgtatttttcgaaaatgatGCAGCAATATGAGAGAAGATGAAGCAAAAATTCAGCAGCCTTTGAATGTGGTTTGAGGGATTATTTATAGATGATCATCGGTTGCATTGAGAAGACACGTTTCTCCATACCGGATGCTTCGAATAGACACCATTTTAGTCAAGGGATACATTGGTTGGGCGAAAAACTGATGCCACTATAGCCacacgcgcggccgcgcgcccTGCACAGTAAGGGACGCGCGCCCGCGCAAGAAGCTGCGCGGACGCGCGCCCTGTTCTGTCCAACAGGCAACATGCGCGCATCCGCGCGGGATTTGGCGCACTCGCGCGTCTGTCTCTGTTCCGAATGCATCATTCAACTAACAAAATTTATTCTTCAAATAAACTTGTTCCAAAAAGAATAATGCTTGTCAAAGACCGACCCGACCCGAGACGAGCGCGCGCGCGCGCGTTTCACCGAGACGCAGCCTATTAGCGTCTTCCTCCTTCTAAAAACTTCTGGTATCCCTTGGGGCCCAAACCCCTATTCAAACTTGGAGTTTATAA includes:
- the LOC140809610 gene encoding probable plastid-lipid-associated protein 4, chloroplastic, translating into MALSTLPAPPPSLTAQLSAAAAASSAPNLFHSTIIFSFRSAQLNPIPNSYSTALTPARHKWRTHVSFFTGFLKNNKKKSAKEIKEELLKAIEPLDRGAEATPEDMDIIEQIVSKLEAANPTKEPLKSGLLDGKWELIYTTSQSILQTNRPKFLRSKVNYQAINVDTLRAQNMETAPFFNQVTADLTPVNPKKVAVKFDYFKLGGLVPVKAPDRARGALEITYLDDELRISRGDKGNLFILKMVDPSYRIPS